In Haliaeetus albicilla chromosome 3, bHalAlb1.1, whole genome shotgun sequence, the following are encoded in one genomic region:
- the LOC138684882 gene encoding coiled-coil domain-containing protein 178-like — MKRIEEIETQVAYLKTKFKRNNDIFKDNHEKLSYLDQRVQELDKQQKQTEQKLEQKRNILQQQLNDIQEKTSFVSSQIAENSHTMENLKKGLKELNELWNMKQIGMENTEKSVTDLQKILSGVMFKQQNVQIVFNHLQDELVEYEKRLKQEEKTYRELLQIRKKNLKDSKDLLLNQTLIWILDAVVDTRQMGARVCVDVTEESKLSETEF; from the exons ATGAAGAGGATAGAAGAGATTGAGACACAAGTAGCTTAtctaaaaacaaaatttaaaagaaataatgataTATTTAAAGACAACCATGAG AAGCTGTCCTATTTGGATCAGAGAGTACAAGAGCTAGATaaacagcagaagcaaactgaacaaaaactggagcaaaaaagaaatattttgcagcaaCAATTAAATGATATACAG gAAAAAACTTCATTTGTTTCCAGTCAAATTGCTGAAAACTCCCACACtatggaaaatttaaaaaaaggacttaAAGAATTAAATGAATTATGGAACATGAAGCAAATAGggatggaaaatacagaaaaatctgtcaCTGATTTGCA gaaaattttaagTGGTGTGATGTTTAAGCAGCAAAATGTTCAGATAGTATTTAATCATCTCCAAGATGAACTAGTGGAATATGAGAAAAGGttaaagcaggaagaaaaaacatataGAGAATTACTACagattagaaagaaaaacctgaaagatTCCAAA GATTTACTCCTTAACCAGACCCTCATCTGGATCTTAGATGCTGTGGTTGATACCAGGCAGATGGGAGCCAGAGTCTGTGTAGATGTAACTGAGGAATCAAAGCTATCTGAAACAGAATTCTAA